From Triticum aestivum cultivar Chinese Spring chromosome 7B, IWGSC CS RefSeq v2.1, whole genome shotgun sequence:
tggattcgtccccgtctccctacgagaaggccatccatagcactcacacttgtcttgagcattttatagtatccacttcaagttgtctatgtaccatgtaagcatccaagaagtccataaccacggacccggctattcgaatagatcatgttaaccctgcaggggtgtacttcttcacacacgctctcgccacttaccgccatgtacacgtcatgtatctcggcaaccttcaagcggaagcctggcgagggtgtcggccacgacctgactaaccacacaagactctagtccaggtttatcgcctattcgggttccatccgcaaggagatccagccggggtgtcgctcacggccccaaacgatgtgagcagggttctcgagcccaccaaccgggtgccactcggtacaccaggccacgtgtgcctagtctgtcccaagcccaccctgtcgggtgccacttggtagaaaaatagcactacctacaaacaccagaaactagttgcgactcctggatagagatcaagttggttaataagtcgagagggcttggagcgcccggagcccaatgtgtggtagtatcgagtcattggacaacatacacagaactcagggcttaaggacggttccagtgagacaacccaccatgtactcctacatggcctctcaccgctacctttaccaaatcgtgttcacacacctcactctcagcatcagaacgtatcgtgacactccaattcattcccaatgaatcagacctgacacaactctaagcaatagcaggcatagcatggtaggaacacatcagtggcttcaatcaactcctacacatgctagtgggtttcaactatttactgtggcaatgacaggtcatgcagaggaatgggttcaactaccgcagcacaaagtagcagatgaaccgttgttgtcctaatgcaataactgagagcaggagcgagagagtagggttttatcgaaatgaacaagggggtttgcttgcctggtaaatcaacaagggaggcactgctccacagacaggtactctggaacgtctccggagcaggacctatcgagaaggaatggtgccggcaatcaaaacacaatcatatgcaacaatatgatgcatgaacatggcatgtagatgtgatgctgtttgagctaatgcatctagtaaacatttggtttgaagtccttttgaaccaaaggttcaaatgcatttctaaattaagtctcttatatatgccctaatgtgttttcccatattcagcatgtataagttggtttttcatgcatgaaactagtacagatggaaagattgtatttttctgataatttttcatatataaattatttaaatctgagctacggttgaattgttatgaatttttgaagtttaaatcattttctggattttctgaattattttaattccggaaaatatataattgcgtcagcatgacgtcatcacgacgtcagcggtcaactgggctggtccggtcaaacctgacgtgtgggacccacacgtcagtgacaggggggttaacaggggttaattaatttaattaaaaggttaggggggttcgggcccactggtcagcgaccctggggggtcaaacccggtcaactcgccggcgtttagccgccggcgaggccgagcgcggcggaggaagtgcatttgcacgttacggccaccaaacgggaggcggagagcatctacgagctcctgggaacgagccgcagctcttggtggtgatgtttgagctcggggtggccggagacgtcgccggcgacgactttggcggtcgccggagttcgggcgccgatgaaaacggcgccaccgtgcacgggaggatcaacgggtagcaactacgcgttctgcaggctcccacaaagccaacgggcatatgcacggggccgattggccaccggagcctcgtcggcgacgagtccgtgcggcggtgtgcttcgggcatcatgggaagtggtgctacaacgagcgctaggccgtggggttagggggaaacgaNNNNNNNNNNNNNNNNNNNNNNNNNNNNNNNNNNNNNNNNNNNNNNNNNNNNNNNNNNNNNNNNNNNNNNNNNNNNNNNNNNNNNNNNNNNNNNNNNNNNNNNNNNNNNNNNNNNNNNNNNNNNNNNNNNNNNNNNNNNNNNNNNNNNNNNNNNNNNNNNNNNNNNNNNNNNNNNNNNNNNNNNNNNNNNNNNNNNNNNNNNNNNNNNNNNNNNNNNNNNNNNNNNNNNNNNNNNNNNNNNNNNNNNNNNNNNNNNNNNNNNNNNNNNNNNNNNNNNNNNNNNNNNNNNNNNNNNNNNNNNNNNNNNNNNNNNNNNNNNNNNNNNNNNNNNNNNNNNNNNNNNNNNNNNNNNNNNNNNNNNNNNNNNNNNNNNNNNNNNNNNNNNNNNNNNNNNNNNNNNNNNNNNNNNNNNNNNNNNNNNNNNNNNNNNNNNNNNNNNNNNNNNNNNNNNNNNNNNNNNNNNNNNNNNNNNNNNNNNNNNNNNNNNNNNNNNNNNNNNNNNNNNNNNNNNNNNNNNNNNNNNNNNNNNNNNNNNNNNNNNNNNNNNNNNNNNNNNNNNNNNNNNNNNNNNNNNNNNNNNNNNNNNNNNNNNNNNNNNNNNNNNNNNNNNNNNNNNNNNNNNNNNNNNNNNNNNNNNNNNNNNNNNNNNNNNNNNNNNNNNNNNNNNNNNNNNNNNNNNNNNNNNNNNNNNNNNNNNNNNNNNNNNNNNNNNNNNNNNNNNNNNNNNNNNNNNNNNNNNNNNNNNNNNNNNNNNNNNNNNNNNNNNNNNNNNNNNNNNNNNNNNNNNNNNNNNNNNNNNNNNNNNNNNNNNNNNNNNNNNNNNNNNNNNNNNNNNNNNNNNNNNNNNNNNNNNNNNNNNNNNNNNNNNNNNNNNNNNNNNNNNNNNNNNNNNNNNNNNNNNNNNNNNNNNNNNNNNNNNNNNNNNNNNNNNNNNNNNNNNNNNNNNNNNNNNNNNNNNNNNNNNNNNNNNNNNNNNNNNNNNNNNNNNNNNNNNNNNNNNNNNNNNNNNNNNNNNNNNNNNNNNNNNNNNNNNNNNNNNNNNNNNNNNNNNNNNNNNNNNNNNNNNNNNNNNNNNNNNNNNNNNNNNNNNNNgggtcgaggacgacgtcgcgaagctcgtgggcacaaccgaggggcgagggggtggctgtggccgtggtggttctcgtcggcggcggcggccgcgttcggtggaagtgagggggagccagaggaggggatgagcatggggggaggaggaatgagagggcctggggtgcgtggccgtctccgtggcattgggagggagtccggggaagcaggaggtggccaacaggggggaggtggcgcgcgcgcgtgccggcgagcgtcgggcacacgtcctcgtccttctgtccgaggagggagacgacagaaagcagcgggggtgggctgggccgccagctggagatgggccaggtaagtggcccaggtaagtctctctccccttttctgttttcttttctaattttctgacatttgtttgatttaataaatatattaaatcatttaattttattatgccaatttttgtaggggctaatggtattattccagagctcttttataattggcataatttttggaccatatttcatatatatagaaatatatttccaatgcaaatatttatcgaattaatccaaatggccaatataaatgtccatgagctcctaaaaatattgttttgatttttatctctgtccaatattttcagagggcaacatgagcattttcttggacccttttggagaaatttttatttgggtcattttcaaaaaaatgattctgaggtttccaccaatcctcatttcaaatttaaatgaaatttaaatatgatgcacaaatagctagctagtctaagtcataccagactagggatgtgacacacttGAACCAGGCGATGGGCATAGAGCTATGCATTTCGGCGTCCCCACGACAAACACCCTAAAGTTTAACTCTCTTTGCCAGAAGTTTGGGAAACTTGCTTCAGATGCATGCTTCAATGATGAAGCTTATAGTTTTGTCTCTAGGCTAATTGATCAGGGCAGTGTTGGGGTTGCTGCGATTAAAGCTAGAGCGACCGATGGGGTTGCAGGAGACGAAGAAGCCCAAGGTCGTGCAGCAAATGAACAAGTCTCAGGGGGTCCAAGTACAGGTCAGCAGGATCCACCCCCCGTAGGACTACGAAACCCACCAAAGTCAGCAAAGAAggggaggccaaaaaaaagagaagcgTAGGAAGCCACTAATTGAGCTTCGAGAAGATGAAATGAAGAAGAAAGCAAAGAAGGACGCAGCAAAAACGAAGAAAGCTCCAAAGCCAATGGAAAAGAAGACTCCATGCAAATACTGTGAAGATGAGGATCACAATGTGAAGAACTGCCAACTCCTTGCCGCTTTTCTTGCTGCGAGTGCGAGCGCAAAAGCTCCGGGTGTCGGCCCAATCCTTACACTTTAGGATGTTTAGTGAGGGAAAAAATTGATGAATTACCTTGTAACACCCCATGTCTTATGAATGTTTGTGTTTTGGGATTGCAACATATTACTACATGTGTGGTTTCAAAATACAGAATGTTGGTTTTTTAATTATGATGGTGCCAACTTCTATTTTTGTTTGTAAAATAGTACTCAATGATTGTTGTTACCACAGCTTGATTCATTTTTAAAAAGGAAACATGGTTGAAGCTTTTGAAAAGCATGGTTGCAGCTTTTGAAAAACATGTTTGAAGTTTTAAGGAAACATGGTTGTAGCTTTTGAAAAACATGGTTGAATCTTTTTAAAATTATTGATGAAGCTTTTAGGaaacatggttgaagctttttcaaacAATTGTTGAAGCTTTTTTTAACATGGTTGAAGCAAAAATATTGGTTGAAGCTTTTAGGaaacatggttgaagctttttaagacaatggttgaagcttttttaacaTGGTTGAAGCAAAATAACAAGTATGAAAGGGAAAAAGACTTGAATGATTTGATTTAAAGTGTTGATTTTGCTATGCAGCAAGAGTTTGGGAAGGAAGCTTATTTACATTATGCTTCCAGCAATAATATCACAGGGATGTAGCTAATTTGCAGGTAAAAATGTAGATTTTTGCCCTGCAACAAATTTAATAGAAGGTTGTAGCTATTTTTTGTAAGCTTCCAACAATTTGACTGTGACAATGCAGCAGCCACATATTGTTTTCATGAAAAAGGTTTCGAGGGGAAAATTGCACAGAGATTCCCTTgaaacttctatggatgaagctcATAACCAGCAAAACAATAAACGGTTGTCAATGCATGATCATGTTGGCAAGCAGAAGATCACATCCATTAAAAACGGAAGAAGTGCTTCATCCAAAGAGATCAAGTTATCATCGGTTTACATACCAAAAGAACACATATGTTTACCGAAGGTATCATTAGGGTACATACGAACGCGCACTACTCTAATACTATCAGAACGCTACCACCTCAGACATGATTCTAGACCTAACGAAAGAAAACGAGCTTGATCGTCTTGAACCCTCCCGCAAATTAAGCCGACAACTCTTCCTTGAATGCCCACTCCATTGGGGCATTGTTCATTGGGTGAGTGCAAAGGTTGTGTGCCACATCCATGCGGTATTGCGCCACATCTTCCTGTAAAAATGAATGAAAAAATTAAGCAAGTATGATACTAATTATTCTTGTGTTGCATGAGTATTGAAAACAAGGAAAGTAGATTGCAACAAAATGACAAGAAAGTACCTGATTGAACTCTTTCATTGACTTCCCATCAAAGTTCTCCACATATTTGAGCCCGAAAAAGCCACAATCACATCTGTGAGATAAAAAAATTTATCCTTCATAGTTCCGATGCATAGTTGAAACAACAAATTGTTGAAATGGAACACATGATTGAagcaaaattcaaaaagaaaacTCACAGATTATCTTGCTTTGGGTAATCCTCTAGGTCAACACGGGCGAAGGATCCAACATTGACATTGAATTGGCTGTACTCTTGTGCGAGGGCTGCAAAGTTTGTGATCTACAACCGAAAAACACGCACAAAAGTTTGAAAAAAATAGGATGAGGTGTGTGAAGATGACAACAGGGCATTTATGTAGATGAATCAAagggaaaacagaaaaataaaaatagagaGCATGAGCCTACCAGGTTATTGGCCTGCTTCTTCAAAGGAGATTGTTTTCCTTTTGAATGGATTGAGTCAAATACATTCCACTGCTTGTATAGCAAGTTTGCGCAAACAATTATCCAATGCTTTTCATGAACAATTGTGACAAAAAGCTgtaaaacaaaaaagaaaggcaaaaaaggtACTCAGAACATGTAAAAAATGTTACAGCCTAGTAGGAATGAACGTAAGCTTTCCAATGTTGTAACTACAAACAAAAAAGCATTCAACAACAACTAGAATTGATACATATGTTTCAAAGAGATGTTGTAAACATCAATAATAATTGCTACATATGTTTCGAAGGAAATGCTACATCATTGGATCATATTTTGAAAGTATTTGTGGTGTGAAACAAAAGTAGGCTCTCGAGAAACTTACGAGGTCATATTTATTCGCCTTGAACTTTGTCACAACCCTTTCAAGCTCGGGTATGAGTTTTGCTGGTTGGAAGGTTGTTGGGTCTTGTTTTAGTAAGATCTACTTGAAAGACCCTCAAAATGGTTAGTGTGTGTTGCAacaaaaaatgtgaagaaaaaaagGAATGAAGCATTGCTTGTTTTTGCGAAAACTTACCCCCGCGTGGACTGAGAACATGTATTTCTTCAGATTAGTACCACTTGCTGCACGGGATGCTACGTTGTTCATCTCGATACATAGGGACATAACCTCATCATTCATATCCCCGCGAGGCTTGAAGCATACCAGGAATTTCTTGTATCCAATGTAAAATCCACCTATCTTTATGAAAGGTGTCCTGTTACCATAGATGCAACCgaatgaatcatttgtttcgagcagaaaaaaaataaaaaacagaaagcaaaaagagaTAGGGCTTATGTAGCTCACACTTGTTCATTGGCATGTGATCTTCTCAATGGTTTCCCATGCTTTACATACTTCTCATACGTGGCTGCAGCTGCATCGACCTTTTGCTTCTTTGCCTTGGTATTTTTTACGGCTGGAACTTTGGCCATCCTCTTCTTCCTAGTGTTCTTGTCATGTGTACTAGGGCCACTGCTTGCATCAACAATTTGCTCTGCTGTAGTGACCATCTTAGGAGCTGTAGCAAGCAACAAAAATGGATGAGTTTGCAAGGGATTGTACAAAAGAGAATTTGCTGCAATCACACATATGTAGCGAAAAAAATgacatgcataaaaacaaaaagaaatgatGCAGGAGGAAGGAAGCATACTTGGGCTGTCATCATCGTCTGAAACAGTGAACACGGGGATGTTTTCAAATATGGGGCTGACTGCGCTCTTCTTGGTTATAGGCTCATCCGTGCAATGCATCATCTCGTACTCTTCGGAGTCCTTTGGGAACAACTCACTGGATGGCTCGTCGTCCCAAATGCCGGCTGTCACACTCCTGGGTGCATCATAGAAGAGTGGGGGGCTGTGAGGTGAGACGTTGCCTTCCATCTCGAAACTCACTCGTTGTTGCTCAGGAGTTTCAGCAGCCTCGGTTGCAACTTGTTGCTTCAATCCGGTGACTTCATCCTTGTTAATGCTAGGTGTTGTACCTTCAGCTTGAGCTTGAGCACCAATGCCAGCATTTGCAGCTTTAGCATCATTCTCTTTTCCGCGACATTCGTCCATGATAGGTGCTTCAAAGGAGAAGTTGGGCTCACTGGTAGCTGTGATGGCGTCTCCAACATCACGAAGGAGGGCTGCCATCCGGTTGCACTGCAATCCCTTTAAACACTGTCCAAACATGCCAACAACATCATCCACCTCCGATGCAAAAATACCCTTGTGCTTGTCGTAAAGCATTTGAAACTGAGTTGGTACCTACAAGAAGGCAAGTATTGAACATTTTAGTCATATGTATGGATGTAAAAAAAAACACAAATGTGGGTGTGGCACATTAGAGGTATGGATGAAGCGATAAAACAAGTAGGTATGATGCTGTGTCACTACATATCAGATAAAGAGTGTGACTGTAGCAATTTACTGTCAACTATGTAGGTAGCAAATTAATGATATGGATGTAGCAAAACTATGACATGGTTGAAGCAAAAACAGAATGTAGTTGTAGCACACTAGACATATGGGTGTAGCAAAAAAGCATAGTATGTATGAACTTGAACAACATATGAAGCAAAAACAGAACATGGTTGTTGCACATCAACATGAAGGATGCAGCAAAATAAATATACACTTGCAACTGGGTATAATAAAATAATGCGAAGCCAAAGGTAAACAGGAAATGAATACAATGAAAAAGATAATGTACCCTTAGATCTTGCATGCTAGGGAATGATTGCTGCAGCCAATCGTTGAGCGATGATGATAGGTGTGGTTCAGCATCAACATTTTGTTGAGCCTCATTTGATTGAGAGTCCTTTGCTTGAATTTCAGCACCTTGAATTTGGCTGCCTTGGCCACTAGGTGCTTCAGCACCAACTCCCTTCTCAGTAGCTGCTTCAGCACCAACTTCCTGTCCCACAAGTTGTGTTGCATAGGGGGTGTTGCACAAACTCCGGATCTAGGAAAACAAAACATGAGTGGCATAAATAAGAAAGCTTCCATAAACTAAATTGGAAAAGCAAAGATTGCTACATGGGTGTGTTAGTACTCATTGACAAAGGAAAATACATAGGCGGGATGTAGCAAAATTACATGGGTGTGTTTCCCGTAGAAAGGTTGGACAAGAGTGAGCTTGTTTTTGTCAACTTTATCCAACCACTCAAAATCCTTTTGGCAAACAAAACTTATCCTTGGCACGGAATAATCAATAGCATGCTCATTTGGGAGGCCAACCGGGATATCAACATGATCCATGTATATGATCTGCATGGAATGGAAAAAGGACATTAGCCAACAAAAAACATAAAAGCATGAAGGTTTCATGCAGCAAAGGGGAAAGATGGAGGTATTTCGTAATGTTGAGTTGCATACCGCTAACATGGGAAGGCATGAAGCAATCTGAAACTCTTTTTCTATGTTTGCTTGCATCCTCTTCTTCTCTTGAAAGACTCCAACCTCCTCCATAGCTCGTGCCAACAAGTGCTCATCCCAAGCGAATTCATGCACCAAAGACATATCTTCGAGGGAAGCAAGATACTCGAGATTCACCATATTGCCCGTGCCTGGGCACAAAACTGTTGCCATCGCAAGGAGTGCCCAAGTCCTATTTATCATAACCACGTCCTCCTCACTGCAACTAGTGAGCAACTTGACAACATGGGCGATTGGAGCCCTATTCCCCTCCTTGTAGATGCTGCGAAGATCATGTTCATCACTCTTCTTTAGAAGCTTCACGGGTCTATCACCGGATGGCACGTTGAAAATCCTTTTCACCATAAGCTTGCTGAAGGTGAtagatttgttcttgtgtttgaacTCAGAGAGTACGTGATTCGTGTTCATCGCAACAAACTCAATGAGCTCATGGGGCACCTTGAAAGACCGGATGTCCAACAAGTCTCCAAACGGTCCCTCCCTTATGATTCTCTGTTTTTCTGGTGATATTTTCTTCCCAATCTGAGCCAGCCTTTTTGAGTTAAACCTTGACTTAAAGCCACATAGATTCCCTTTCTTCTTaatcttcttcttagccttcttactCCCCTCATTCTCACCAGAGTTACCTGCAACAtctacaaaaaaaggaaaaaacacaagtCAATAAAACCATAAAACCGAACCATCAGAAGCTAGGAAAAAACATACATGAACACCTAAAAAATTCTGACAAACCTATGAATTCAGGGATGTTGGGTTGCGCAGCAGAACGAGTAGTGATTCATTGGCAAAAAATATATAGTGCATATCAGACATTTTGAAAGTCATACTTTGTAAACTATCAACAACATCTAGAATACCAAGTTGATTCCATTAGGTTCATCATGAAATGCATTATCATGTCATTTCTAAACCGACTCAACATCCCCATCGATTCTCCAAAAATATAAGCTAAAAACATCCCTGGACCTCGATTAGTCAAGTACCTAAATCCCTTGGCGGCCAAGGAAAACCTGCTAATGATTGGGTCAGCAAGACATCAACATGTAGAAAGAGTTGTGGTTTGCTTCCCTGAATCAATCCAGTTGCTGGAATGCTACCAGATTCAAATTCACCACCGCGCCAACTCCCTCTGCCCGCGGGAACCCCACCCCTGCCCCTCCCTCTCTCCGCGGGAACGCCACCCCGACGCCTCCCTCGACCGCGGGaacgccaccccgccgcctccctcgacCGCGGGAACACAAACCCATCCTCgtccgcgccggcgccggcgccggcggcggcccgcGGCTAGCGACGCCCTAACCGCCCTAATCGCCCTAACCCTAAATCCAACGAGGGAGGGGAAGAAAACAATGAAAATGGAAAGCATTTGGGCTCGAGTTACCATCGGGGGGGGCATAGATGACCGGAGAATGGAGATCCGCcctgggccgccgccgccgcgaacaAGCACGCCGCCCCGCGGTCGCCCTGCCTCGAAACGAAAGATAGAGCGGATGCAGCAAAAATCACTTTGGAAAGGATAACTACGAGCGCGTTAAAAAACCGGTAACACGTGGCGCAACGGTGTCCTTAGATCAAAAAGAGATCGAACGCACGGGGTGCGACCGACGCAACGGTTCGGCCGGCGCCCCGGCCACAAACACTTACCATATGCATAAGAGCGTTATCTTTGTCTTGCTGATATATGTGTTTGCAACCGTAATTCAAGTAAAGACTTAATTTGGTTGCAAACTATTAGACggctccattgcaaacaatcaatTTGTAAGGACATGCATACGAAATGTTCAGGGTTGCATATCAACAACGATATTTTTTTAAAGAATACGAACACAATTTCAAACAATATGGTAATCAACCTTATGCTACTGATTTACATCAAGCTCGTGTCAGTTGTTTAGTGTACATCATCATATAGGGGTTGGTTATTTTGCACTGTATGAAAATAGAGAGGGTGATTTATGTATCTGTTGTTATCTTTAGCATATGGTAGCTGGTAGGAATCAACATCCCCTATGGTGTAAATAATAGGTTTTGTGAGAGCATCAAACTATGATGCATactaaacacaattttagaaacTACGATGCATTTTTTAAATCTACACATTTTTTAAAGAAATTTTCATATATAAGGAGTTAGATTTGGAGGTACGGTTGAAAGGTATGAATATATTTGAAATGCTTGaatctcaaaaaagaaaagtcaaACAAAGAGAGAAGATGGGTGGAACAAGATTCGAACCTGGGTCTCATAGTTGATAGATTTAGGCTCCAACCAATCAATCACGTAAGTATAATCATATCGTGTGAGGGGATGACTTCTTATTAATGAGCGGTgtagccaaagaaaagaaagaaaaaagaaggaatAACGAGTTAGATTTGGAGGTACGGTTTGAAAGGTATGAATATATTTGAAATGCTTGAATCTCAAAAAATAAAAGTCAAACAAAGAGAGAAGATGGGTGGAACAAGATTCAAACCTGGGTCTCATAGTTGATAGATTTAGGCTCCAACCAATCAATCACGTATGTATAATCATATCGTGTGAGGGGATGACTTCTTATTAATGAGCGGTgtagccaaagaaaagaaagaaaaaagaaggaaaaagggCAGTGGGAGAGGGTCGAACCTTGGTCTCCCAAGTAAAATCCGTTGTCTCCAGACAGCAAACTAGGTATGTTAGATGTTATTATAGAAGGGTGTCACTTCTTATCAATCAAAGCCGAGGCGAATGCAGAAACGTTCTTTTTAACTTATGGGTGGCATAGTGGGTAATTTGTGGCAATTTCGAGGGTAATTTTAATGACGTACgacagaaacccaatttgctttattattaggtaaaaagaggtaaagaggtaaagataaagataaagaggtAAAGATGTGAGTACCTTCCACACCGAAAGAGAGCATTGAACTACGTTGATATCCATGTGAGCCCCTTCCACTGCATTCATTCATTGATGTCCCCGACACCTGGACGCCAGAGCACGCAGAGGCTTAGTGGTTCAACCTCACGACGGAAACCTAATCATTCTAGATGTTGCTATAATTCTTCACGTACTTGTGCTTTTAACTCTAGTCGAATATTTTACAATCAGGCAACACATATCCTATCAATGTGATAAGGTAAATGTCGCTAGTGATTTCTTTATGCATCTCTCTAATTTTCATTTATAATAGCAAGCACGATTTATGTTAATTTTCTACTTTCTGTTGTATATGGTGTAAACATTGCACTGGGCCAACAAGAAACCAATCTAGTAAATTTCCATCAACCATGATTACATCGAGTAAAAAAATCATGTCATGGCTCTTATTTATTTCTTTAGAGTTTTCTTTATGCAAAAATTTCACATTGTTTTCATGACAATTTATTGACCTACGATATATAGAAATACATAGACTATAAATGATGGGTGTGGCTAGGTCTCTAAGACTTTAATCAAGTCTCACTCAAGTGATATACATATAAGAACGAAAaggaaaaaactggaaaaaaaaaacTTTGTAGGAATCTCCACGCAAGATCTAAGGGATATAGTACCGATTGAGAAATAACGAAGCCTTGGACTAAGACTTAGCAAAACGGATAAATGATATCTTTGATGTCAATAAGCCCAAAGGGATGGAGGGGCATATACTAGCCGCAAGCGCTCCTGGATCTCGGCCTCCCTCCTTAAGTCAGCCAGCGATGGCTCGAAGCCCTCCAGGATGAACCCGCTGCAAACGACGCTGAACTCCTCTAGGGTGAGATCGGTGAACCCGTTGATGCCCTGGTGGTTAGTGTCGACCCCTATGGCGTAGCCGGCGTTGTTCCGATCGACTTGACGGAGGGCGTCCTTGAATATGGCGTACCGGTGCTTCTCGTGGTCGATGGAGCTGTACATCTTGTCGTTGGTGGCCTTCCACTCTGCGAAGatccgccgggtctcctcctcgctcctctccctgTTCCAGGACCAAGCTGAGTAGCCGTCCTCGTGCCACCCCTGGTCGATGTCGCGGAGGCGGTGCTTGAACATGCTGTACGCACGCTCCTCCTCGGCGGCGGAGCTGTAGGTCTTGCCGAGCTCGGCCTTCCACACCAGGAAGATCCGCCGCGTCTCCTCCTCGCCCCTCTCATTGTG
This genomic window contains:
- the LOC123158670 gene encoding uncharacterized protein, whose translation is MNTNHVLSEFKHKNKSITFSKLMVKRIFNVPSGDRPVKLLKKSDEHDLRSIYKEGNRAPIAHVVKLLTSCSEEDVVMINRTWALLAMATVLCPGTGNMVNLEYLASLEDMSLVHEFAWDEHLLARAMEEVGVFQEKKRMQANIEKEFQIASCLPMLAIIYMDHVDIPVGLPNEHAIDYSVPRISFVCQKDFEWLDKVDKNKLTLVQPFYGKHTHIRSLCNTPYATQLVGQEVGAEAATEKGVGAEAPSGQGSQIQGAEIQAKDSQSNEAQQNVDAEPHLSSSLNDWLQQSFPSMQDLRVPTQFQMLYDKHKGIFASEVDDVVGMFGQCLKGLQCNRMAALLRDVGDAITATSEPNFSFEAPIMDECRGKENDAKAANAGIGAQAQAEGTTPSINKDEVTGLKQQVATEAAETPEQQRVSFEMEGNVSPHSPPLFYDAPRSVTAGIWDDEPSSELFPKDSEEYEMMHCTDEPITKKSAVSPIFENIPVFTVSDDDDSPTPKMVTTAEQIVDASSGPSTHDKNTRKKRMAKVPAVKNTKAKKQKVDAAAATYEKYVKHGKPLRRSHANEQVTPFIKIGGFYIGYKKFLVCFKPRGDMNDEVMSLCIEMNNVASRAASGTNLKKYMFSVHAGILLKQDPTTFQPAKLIPELERVVTKFKANKYDLLFVTIVHEKHWIIVCANLLYKQWNVFDSIHSKGKQSPLKKQANNLITNFAALAQEYSQFNVNVGSFARVDLEDYPKQDNLCDCGFFGLKYVENFDGKSMKEFNQEDVAQYRMDVAHNLCTHPMNNAPMEWAFKEELSA
- the LOC123160881 gene encoding uncharacterized protein — translated: MRTMALLLLVSLLAAAAAATSNTSDNVHNERGEEETRRIFLVWKAELGKTYSSAAEEERAYSMFKHRLRDIDQGWHEDGYSAWSWNRERSEEETRRIFAEWKATNDKMYSSIDHEKHRYAIFKDALRQVDRNNAGYAIGVDTNHQGINGFTDLTLEEFSVVCSGFILEGFEPSLADLRREAEIQERLRLVYAPPSLWAY